A genome region from Lactobacillus sp. ESL0791 includes the following:
- a CDS encoding UDP-N-acetylglucosamine 1-carboxyvinyltransferase codes for MKQMIIHGGKPLQGDVWIGGAKNSTVALIPASILSRTPVTLEGVPRIADVDNLMDLLAEMDVESDFHEMTLRINPVHIKMRPLPSGKIKSLRASYYFMGALLGRFGKAVVGFPGGDDIGPRPIDQHIKGFEALGASVKNENDQIIITAPADGLHGADIHLKMPSVGATMNIIMASVTAQGQTTIANAAKEPEIIDLATFLNNMGAVIRGAGTDSIRIEGVPQLRAQAPHTIIPDRIEAGTYISLAGCIGNGIRIHNIIEEHLDSYLAKVEEMGVVIKAEEDSLYVYPAGELKMVQVKTGAYPGFATDLQQPLTPLLLTAKNGEGVVIDQIYPKRIGHIAELQKMGADIKVEDNIILVHPTPKLHGAVVSAGEIRAGACLMISGLMADGTTVINNAGNILRGYDRVQEKLRQLGADVTIKDAEEA; via the coding sequence ATGAAGCAAATGATAATTCATGGTGGAAAGCCCCTGCAGGGCGATGTTTGGATCGGCGGCGCCAAAAACTCAACGGTTGCGCTTATCCCAGCATCAATTTTGTCAAGAACGCCGGTAACCTTGGAAGGTGTTCCAAGAATTGCAGACGTAGATAACTTAATGGATCTTTTGGCCGAAATGGATGTTGAAAGTGATTTTCACGAAATGACTTTACGCATCAATCCGGTACACATTAAGATGCGTCCCTTGCCCAGTGGCAAGATAAAGAGTTTGCGTGCGTCTTATTACTTTATGGGTGCGCTGCTTGGACGGTTTGGCAAGGCTGTGGTCGGTTTTCCCGGTGGTGACGATATCGGACCGCGTCCCATTGATCAGCATATTAAAGGGTTTGAGGCTTTAGGTGCAAGTGTAAAAAACGAAAATGATCAAATAATTATTACTGCTCCGGCGGATGGCTTACATGGTGCAGATATTCACCTTAAGATGCCGTCTGTTGGTGCAACCATGAATATTATTATGGCAAGTGTAACGGCCCAGGGACAGACAACGATTGCTAATGCAGCTAAAGAGCCGGAGATAATTGATTTAGCAACTTTTTTGAACAATATGGGGGCCGTAATTCGTGGTGCCGGGACTGATTCAATCAGGATCGAGGGAGTGCCACAGCTGCGGGCGCAGGCGCCGCACACAATTATTCCCGATCGCATTGAGGCTGGCACCTATATTTCCTTAGCCGGGTGCATTGGTAACGGTATCCGTATTCACAATATTATTGAAGAACATCTTGATTCATATTTAGCTAAGGTAGAAGAAATGGGCGTTGTCATTAAGGCAGAAGAGGATTCGCTTTATGTTTACCCTGCCGGTGAACTAAAAATGGTGCAGGTTAAGACCGGTGCCTATCCGGGTTTTGCTACGGACTTGCAGCAGCCGCTTACGCCGCTGTTGCTGACTGCGAAGAATGGTGAAGGAGTGGTGATTGATCAAATTTATCCCAAACGGATCGGGCACATTGCCGAACTACAAAAGATGGGTGCGGATATCAAGGTTGAGGATAATATTATTTTGGTTCATCCAACACCAAAACTTCATGGTGCGGTTGTATCGGCGGGTGAGATCAGAGCTGGAGCCTGTTTGATGATTAGCGGACTGATGGCTGACGGCACGACCGTGATCAATAATGCCGGAAATATCTTGCGCGGTTATGACCGGGTGCAGGAAAAATTACGTCAGCTTGGCGCTGATGTGACGATTAAAGACGCGGAAGAAGCGTAA